In a single window of the Dreissena polymorpha isolate Duluth1 chromosome 3, UMN_Dpol_1.0, whole genome shotgun sequence genome:
- the LOC127871480 gene encoding sorting and assembly machinery component 50 homolog: MNGNEEVQTLHLDWETLYSKPAFVQRVLVSGLKRTKDDIITKNVKPLLQAENFGDIVKKAEAVSDRLQQLGIFSRIKIEIDTCKGANANDNGYDVRYVVQESGRLKMGYYTMVGQNDGSLEFNFRSPNVLGRAEEVKLDYIYGTKHTRGFGLSLKKPLNGNPDTWFGARAYREQGDYPWSGYKETDHGAGLDLSFLSLLGNHNLRWEGVWRDLRCLSNLSSFRVREQAGHSLKSSLIHTYVRDTRDDMVLPTRGTLLKMTQEYAGIGGNANFFKHGVEFQANQALPLSSVVQVCLAGGIVRPLRDTTVNITDRYFLGGPLTLRGFNKNGIGPHSDGNALGGDVYCMGGLHLYTPLPFRPGSGGFGELFRSHFFVNAGNCGNVENFSLDQVNKENWKAFQNSLRLSYGLGVVLRLGSLARLELNYVLPVWKQAGDSASPGVQLGVGISFL, from the exons ATG aaTGGTAATGAAGAGGTACAGACACTACACTTGGATTGGGAAACCTTGTACAGCAAACCA GCTTTTGTGCAACGGGTGCTAGTAAGTGGACTGAAAAGGACCAAAGATGACATCATAACCAAGAACGTGAAGCCACTTCTCCAAGCAGAAAACTTTGGTGAT ATAGTAAAGAAGGCAGAGGCTGTTAGCGACAGGCTTCAACAGCTTGGCATTTTCAGTCGGATCAAAATTGAGATTGACACTTGCAAAG GTGCCAATGCAAACGATAATGGTTATGATGTGCGTTATGTCGTGCAAGAGTCTGGACGCTTGAAGATGGGTTATTACACCATGGTGGGACAGAATGATGGTAGTCTG GAGTTCAACTTTCGGTCCCCCAACGTCCTTGGGCGTGCTGAGGAGGTGAAGCTGGACTACATATATGGGACAAAACACACCCGGGGCTTCGGGTTGAGTCTCAAGAAGCCCTTGAATGGAAACCCAGATACCTG GTTTGGTGCCCGGGCCTACAGAGAACAGGGTGACTACCCCTGGAGTGGTTACAAGGAGACTGACCATGGTGCGGGCCTTGACCTGTCG TTTCTGTCATTGCTTGGCAACCACAACCTGCGTTGGGAGGGTGTTTGGCGTGACTTGAGGTGTCTCTCCAACTTGTCATCGTTCAGGGTCCGCGAGCAGGCTGGACACAGTCTGAAGTCAAGCCTTATT CACACGTATGTCAGAGACACTAGAGATGACATGGTTCTACCCACTAGAGGAACATTGCTTAAAATGACACAG GAATATGCTGGCATTGGAGGAAACGCAAACTTTTTTAAACATGGAGTGGAGTTTCAGGCCAATCAAGCTCTGCCATTGAGTTCT GTGGTGCAGGTATGTCTGGCTGGGGGCATTGTGAGACCCCTGAGGGACACGACAGTCAACATCACTGATCGCTACTTCCTAGGGGGACCCCTAACTCTCAGAGGATTCAACAAGAATGGCATTGGTCCCCATAGCGATG GCAATGCTCTTGGTGGTGATGTGTACTGTATGGGAGGGCTTCATCTGTACACACCCCTTCCGTTCCGGCCTGGTTCCGGGGGCTTTGGGGAGCTCTTCAGGTCCCACTTCTTTGTGAACGCAGGAAACTGTGGCAACGTAGAGAATTTCAGTCTGG ATCAGGTTAATAAAGAGAATTGGAAGGCATTTCAGAACTCTCTTCGGCTGTCCTATGGGTTAGGAGTTGTACTGAGGCTTGGCAGTTTGGCCAGGCTAGAACTCAACTATGTGTTGCCTGTGTGGAAACAGGCAGGTGACAG TGCAAGTCCTGGTGTGCAGCTAGGTGTTGGGATAAGCTTCTTGTGA
- the LOC127871475 gene encoding uncharacterized protein LOC127871475 isoform X2 → MARKIYGVIILTLVIGINTVLARTTSSPLSSQPTETNLSRCPDVICSLEFIPAECLSMPVLTRDGRNCYGCPEWSATCKRELARQEAEVTTAAHEVITCPKTPCPVLEGVPKDCVFTETYFYHGLKCDKCPTIRATCAQGNKTVLVSAPDSKCPLLDCTLEFIPDECREIPKTEINGVMCDGCPKKKASCIPQSSIQPESIPRRPCGLIHCPGFIPQECSVERKYTNRWGEECALCPQWREGCREEERQVHLTLPEGAVPSQCPQTNCTEQIPQACQETLPYKFFHLDCFRCPKWRTGCSFKKVVKVATSSTPAITDEYIPKVACPLIHCEVPMRLSPNCYQKKIYTFMGQQCEDCPLVKTECADLVPPRPVVSVNASRLDSSDPSCPLSACPMIYIHPACREETQYLHQNRWCDGCPKQRPNCVPPTEPSVQSLQTQSPVLENICPVKACTLMLIPPECIDEQPYDFNGRTCFNCPKWRVGCNSGSDSPMTNTVPEMACPLFACPRILIPQECREEQSFKFRNKTCYKCPKWREGCVPSTSLPHIVDTPPAPVPETSCPVLKCEPSNVPSECMENRTRAYKGLVCEDCPVVKPDCPTTSTSATPEPCPPIPCPATEIPEECKQEHTYQYKGQTCFLCPRWRPGCTPINSPSPFDPVNQQSITKLKGVFPVNEFMSSVDALSCPPLPCPDILIPPPCKEESFYMHQGFRCRGCPRWRLGCQPSSGAPVKLNANGILSFSLFNDLFDLGR, encoded by the exons ATGGCTAGAAAAATATATGGTGTTATCATACTGACTCTAGTGATCGGAATTAATACAG TTTTGGCTCGAACGACATCTAGTCCACTGTCCTCACAACCGACGGAAACAAATCTGTCAAGATGCCCCGATGTCATTTGCTCCTTGGAGTTTATTCCTGCAGAGTGTCTTTCAATGCCGGTTCTAACCCGCGATGGCCGGAACTGCTACGGGTGTCCAGAGTGGTCGGCGACTTGCAAACGTGAGCTGGCTCGCCAAGAGGCAGAAGTGACGACGGCCGCACATGAAGTCATCACGTGTCCCAAGACGCCATGCCCGGTTTTAGAAGGCGTTCCCAAGGATTGCGTGTTCACCGAGACGTATTTCTACCACGGACTGAAGTGTGACAAGTGTCCGACAATCAGGGCGACCTGCGCCCAGGGCAATAAGACTGTTTTGGTGAGCGCACCAGATTCAAAGTGTCCGCTATTGGACTGTACGCTTGAGTTTATCCCAGATGAATGTAGGGAAATCCCGAAAACGGAAATAAATGGAGTTATGTGTGATGGTTGTCCAAAGAAAAAGGCGAGTTGTATACCCCAATCATCGATTCAACCTGAGTCTATACCGCGACGTCCGTGCGGTCTTATACACTGCCCTGGGTTTATACCTCAGGAATGCAGCGTGGAGCGAAAGTATACTAACCGATGGGGTGAGGAGTGTGCTCTGTGCCCGCAATGGAGAGAGGGCTGCCGGGAGGAAGAGCGACAGGTGCATCTGACTCTCCCGGAAGGGGCTGTTCCATCGCAATGCCCACAGACTAATTGTACGGAGCAGATTCCACAGGCTTGTCAGGAAACGCTACCATATAAGTTCTTTCATCTTGACTGTTTCCGCTGCCCAAAGTGGCGCACTGGTTGCTCTTTTAAAAAGGTCGTGAAAGTTGCTACCTCAAGCACACCTGCAATCACAGACGAGTACATACCGAAAGTTGCATGCCCATTGATACATTGCGAGGTTCCGATGAGGTTGAGTCCAAACTGCTACCAGAAGAAAATCTACACATTTATGGGTCAACAGTGCGAGGACTGTCCGCTTGTGAAGACAGAATGCGCGGACCTGGTTCCGCCGCGACCTGTGGTCTCTGTTAATGCCTCGCGGCTGGACTCATCGGACCCCTCGTGTCCTCTTTCCGCATGCCCGATGATATATATCCACCCGGCGTGCAGGGAGGAGACGCAATACTTACACCAGAATCGCTGGTGTGATGGTTGTCCCAAACAGAGACCTAACTGTGTACCACCGACGGAGCCCTCTGTGCAAAGTTTGCAAACACAGTCACCCGTGCTTGAAAATATATGTCCAGTAAAGGCATGTACGCTGATGCTAATTCCTCCTGAATGCATTGACGAGCAGCCCTATGATTTCAACGGCCGAACATGTTTTAATTGTCCGAAATGGCGAGTTGGCTGCAATTCCGGAAGTGATTCACCGATGACCAATACGGTGCCAGAAATGGCATGTCCATTGTTCGCTTGCCCTAGGATTTTGATTCCACAGGAGTGTCGTGAGGAACAATCTTTTAAGTTCCGTAACAAAACATGCTACAAGTGCCCGAAATGGCGTGAAGGATGCGTCCCAAGCACTAGTCTCCCTCACATCGTAGACACACCACCTGCTCCGGTTCCAGAGACGTCGTGTCCAGTGCTGAAGTGTGAACCATCAAACGTCCCATCTGAATGTATGGAAAATCGTACGCGAGCCTATAAAGGACTTGTATGCGAAGACTGCCCAGTGGTCAAGCCGGACTGTCCAACTACCAGCACATCAGCGACACCGGAGCCCTGTCCTCCGATCCCTTGTCCCGCCACGGAGATTCCAGAGGAGTGCAAACAGGAGCATACGTACCAGTACAAAGGTCAGACATGCTTCTTGTGTCCACGGTGGCGACCCGGATGCACACCAATTAACTCACCATCGCCGTTTGATCCTGTAAACCAGCAGAGCATAACCAAATTAAAAGGCGTATTCCCGGTGAATGAATTCATGTCGTCCGTGGATGCATTGTCATGTCCGCCCCTGCCCTGCCCGGATATCCTGATACCACCGCCATGCAAGGAGGAGAGCTTTTACATGCACCAGGGGTTCCGCTGCCGGGGCTGCCCCCGCTGGCGCCTTGGATGCCAACCTTCTTCTGGGGCACCGGTGAAGCTCAACGCCAACGG aatCCTGTCCTTTAGCCTTTTCAACGATTTATTTGACCTT
- the LOC127871475 gene encoding uncharacterized protein LOC127871475 isoform X1: MARKIYGVIILTLVIGINTVLARTTSSPLSSQPTETNLSRCPDVICSLEFIPAECLSMPVLTRDGRNCYGCPEWSATCKRELARQEAEVTTAAHEVITCPKTPCPVLEGVPKDCVFTETYFYHGLKCDKCPTIRATCAQGNKTVLVSAPDSKCPLLDCTLEFIPDECREIPKTEINGVMCDGCPKKKASCIPQSSIQPESIPRRPCGLIHCPGFIPQECSVERKYTNRWGEECALCPQWREGCREEERQVHLTLPEGAVPSQCPQTNCTEQIPQACQETLPYKFFHLDCFRCPKWRTGCSFKKVVKVATSSTPAITDEYIPKVACPLIHCEVPMRLSPNCYQKKIYTFMGQQCEDCPLVKTECADLVPPRPVVSVNASRLDSSDPSCPLSACPMIYIHPACREETQYLHQNRWCDGCPKQRPNCVPPTEPSVQSLQTQSPVLENICPVKACTLMLIPPECIDEQPYDFNGRTCFNCPKWRVGCNSGSDSPMTNTVPEMACPLFACPRILIPQECREEQSFKFRNKTCYKCPKWREGCVPSTSLPHIVDTPPAPVPETSCPVLKCEPSNVPSECMENRTRAYKGLVCEDCPVVKPDCPTTSTSATPEPCPPIPCPATEIPEECKQEHTYQYKGQTCFLCPRWRPGCTPINSPSPFDPVNQQSITKLKGVFPVNEFMSSVDALSCPPLPCPDILIPPPCKEESFYMHQGFRCRGCPRWRLGCQPSSGAPVKLNANGYVTSIATFVAILNQALFKYLT; encoded by the exons ATGGCTAGAAAAATATATGGTGTTATCATACTGACTCTAGTGATCGGAATTAATACAG TTTTGGCTCGAACGACATCTAGTCCACTGTCCTCACAACCGACGGAAACAAATCTGTCAAGATGCCCCGATGTCATTTGCTCCTTGGAGTTTATTCCTGCAGAGTGTCTTTCAATGCCGGTTCTAACCCGCGATGGCCGGAACTGCTACGGGTGTCCAGAGTGGTCGGCGACTTGCAAACGTGAGCTGGCTCGCCAAGAGGCAGAAGTGACGACGGCCGCACATGAAGTCATCACGTGTCCCAAGACGCCATGCCCGGTTTTAGAAGGCGTTCCCAAGGATTGCGTGTTCACCGAGACGTATTTCTACCACGGACTGAAGTGTGACAAGTGTCCGACAATCAGGGCGACCTGCGCCCAGGGCAATAAGACTGTTTTGGTGAGCGCACCAGATTCAAAGTGTCCGCTATTGGACTGTACGCTTGAGTTTATCCCAGATGAATGTAGGGAAATCCCGAAAACGGAAATAAATGGAGTTATGTGTGATGGTTGTCCAAAGAAAAAGGCGAGTTGTATACCCCAATCATCGATTCAACCTGAGTCTATACCGCGACGTCCGTGCGGTCTTATACACTGCCCTGGGTTTATACCTCAGGAATGCAGCGTGGAGCGAAAGTATACTAACCGATGGGGTGAGGAGTGTGCTCTGTGCCCGCAATGGAGAGAGGGCTGCCGGGAGGAAGAGCGACAGGTGCATCTGACTCTCCCGGAAGGGGCTGTTCCATCGCAATGCCCACAGACTAATTGTACGGAGCAGATTCCACAGGCTTGTCAGGAAACGCTACCATATAAGTTCTTTCATCTTGACTGTTTCCGCTGCCCAAAGTGGCGCACTGGTTGCTCTTTTAAAAAGGTCGTGAAAGTTGCTACCTCAAGCACACCTGCAATCACAGACGAGTACATACCGAAAGTTGCATGCCCATTGATACATTGCGAGGTTCCGATGAGGTTGAGTCCAAACTGCTACCAGAAGAAAATCTACACATTTATGGGTCAACAGTGCGAGGACTGTCCGCTTGTGAAGACAGAATGCGCGGACCTGGTTCCGCCGCGACCTGTGGTCTCTGTTAATGCCTCGCGGCTGGACTCATCGGACCCCTCGTGTCCTCTTTCCGCATGCCCGATGATATATATCCACCCGGCGTGCAGGGAGGAGACGCAATACTTACACCAGAATCGCTGGTGTGATGGTTGTCCCAAACAGAGACCTAACTGTGTACCACCGACGGAGCCCTCTGTGCAAAGTTTGCAAACACAGTCACCCGTGCTTGAAAATATATGTCCAGTAAAGGCATGTACGCTGATGCTAATTCCTCCTGAATGCATTGACGAGCAGCCCTATGATTTCAACGGCCGAACATGTTTTAATTGTCCGAAATGGCGAGTTGGCTGCAATTCCGGAAGTGATTCACCGATGACCAATACGGTGCCAGAAATGGCATGTCCATTGTTCGCTTGCCCTAGGATTTTGATTCCACAGGAGTGTCGTGAGGAACAATCTTTTAAGTTCCGTAACAAAACATGCTACAAGTGCCCGAAATGGCGTGAAGGATGCGTCCCAAGCACTAGTCTCCCTCACATCGTAGACACACCACCTGCTCCGGTTCCAGAGACGTCGTGTCCAGTGCTGAAGTGTGAACCATCAAACGTCCCATCTGAATGTATGGAAAATCGTACGCGAGCCTATAAAGGACTTGTATGCGAAGACTGCCCAGTGGTCAAGCCGGACTGTCCAACTACCAGCACATCAGCGACACCGGAGCCCTGTCCTCCGATCCCTTGTCCCGCCACGGAGATTCCAGAGGAGTGCAAACAGGAGCATACGTACCAGTACAAAGGTCAGACATGCTTCTTGTGTCCACGGTGGCGACCCGGATGCACACCAATTAACTCACCATCGCCGTTTGATCCTGTAAACCAGCAGAGCATAACCAAATTAAAAGGCGTATTCCCGGTGAATGAATTCATGTCGTCCGTGGATGCATTGTCATGTCCGCCCCTGCCCTGCCCGGATATCCTGATACCACCGCCATGCAAGGAGGAGAGCTTTTACATGCACCAGGGGTTCCGCTGCCGGGGCTGCCCCCGCTGGCGCCTTGGATGCCAACCTTCTTCTGGGGCACCGGTGAAGCTCAACGCCAACGGGTATGTCACCAGTATTGCAACTTTTGTCGCCATACTAAACCAAGCACTCTTTAAGTATCTTACATGA